One Dermacentor albipictus isolate Rhodes 1998 colony chromosome 10, USDA_Dalb.pri_finalv2, whole genome shotgun sequence genomic window, gctgcagcctCGGGAGTCTCCTCGTCGCCTGCCAATAGCACATCCTCTTGGTTGAGCACCTGCGTGCAATGAAAATTTTTAATTAAGGTCTTCTCAACGTCAATGATTAGCAAAAATACAAAGAGATGTAGAAAATGTAGTAGCACTATTATTGGTTTGAGAAATTTCAGTGTCGATTTATACTTCTGGTCAGATGGTTGAGTTACAGCCATCATAAACAAGGCATACAGTACTGGACATCACAACAAAACAAATACGTTACACAAAAAAGGGCAGGAAGTTGCGAGAAATGGCATGGCCTAActtgttggaaaaaaaaagaacttgaaacAAAGATTAAAATAATAGGCGAATTCCAATGAGGCAATATGTAAAGACACCAAGGTACTTAGAATTGGGTCGCATTGAAGAAGCCCagatggttaaaattaatccgaagccATCTGCTACAGCATCCCTCAAATTCCAAGTGCAGCTTTGAATCAAAGAATCAATCATGAAAACGCCGACACTGTGTTCATCTTCTTTATTTATTGTTCACATGTCTTTGTCTTTCTTTCCCCCGAAAATATATTACACATATTTCTCCTAGGAAATATATAAGCTACTGTTTTTATGCCCGCAGTAAGTGCTCACAGTGCACAATGATCACCAGTCAAAACATCTAGAATGTGTACACCCTTGTGTTGTTTATATCGATCAAGGCATAAATATAAGCTATTtcttctatatttatttattgcctAGATTCTCTCATATTAATCCAGCCGTTATGTATTCACATGTTAAGAGCAAGCGGCCGCGGATACCGTACAAAATTTTGTGCGACAGAATGGTCTAGCGTGCTCGCCGACAAAATCGGAGCTTCCCACCCCACCGAAAGCGACGCCACCTCCCCTATACGAGTCAGTATGGAAGACAGCCCAGTTCCGCCCGTACTGACTATAAGAGTCCTGGGCATGTTAATTCTACATAACACCCATAATTCTGAGGCAATTGTCCGATTACGGACGACAGCCCGCCAAATATGTGGCCTAATCAGACGAGTAGCTACACGACACCGCGGTATGAAGGAGGCTGATATCTGCCATTTGACGCAGGCTTTCCTGATCAGTCGTGTCGTGTATTCATTCCCTTACTACCACCTAcgcctttctgacaaggaaaaggttaacagcgtcattcgcacagctcataaagctgcccttggtctcccgaggtatgcgaacactgatcgattacttgagctaggtatatacaataccctagacgaactcgtggaggcccataaaacagcccaacgtgaacgactctcccgcaccgcaactggcagggttattctaagtaaactcgggctgaatcccgttatgaattcagcaggaagaacaacattactcggtGCGATCAAAAGGCGTTTGGTTATAAAAccgttacccaagaacatgctctgtgggagacacgacaagaggcggtctgccagagccaaggcccttcaagaaaggtaccaaagcaaccagcacaccgcttatgtcgatgcggcaaagcaaaatcaccaaacttacgtagtgagcgtcgtgaccagagagggaagtatcctcaatgccgcgaccataaaaacagcgtcTGCCATGGAAGCGGAggagactgccattgctttggccatcatgaatccCTCTGTGCAAACTATTATAAGCGACTCCAAAAGGGCAATATTCAACTTTTCGAGAGGCAacataggcgtctgtgcagcgcaagtcctacgggactttaataatgaaaacactgttgaactcgtatgggtccctgcccattcggggaatcaagggaatgaggaggcgcactgagtagcccgaggtctaatcaactgggagatgtgcccctcagactcggatcccatggatgaggcaccgacgacataccacgaaataacaaactattacaagcaaaaaaggcgaatctacccgcctccaaacgcaagcctcacgtgagcgcaagcctcgatcctgcgtagaatccaaactaaatcgttccccaTCCCACATTGGCTAGcgataattaccaacgggcaatggaacccaatatgtcaaaattgcacaaatcaaacattggctacccaaaatcacattctttgggggtgcgagggcttaccccctcccaggtcactcctgccagctccctcacaacatacgtgggaagagctgctcagaacgccggacgtAAAAGTACAagaagccctcgttgcctgggccgaaagggtcgctcctcgtgaggggccatcctagaactcgggcctgccagaacataactgagcagaatctcaataaagttgttaccaccacctggCAGCATTTGTAATGCAAGGTGTCCTTGAAGAATGACTGGATAACTGATCACTGTTATGTAGTCAGTACAGCACTGTTCAATATTTCCTTGGCTCCAAATAAGTTTACATAGCATGTTATGTGGGGTATGTTTACCATGCCAATTCGTGCTCCCATAAAGTGTATAAAGCAATCAGCAATGAAGCAATTTCAACAATCAAGCAAGTCAAGAAACGAAAATGAATGGAATATGAAAGATACAGAAGAAGCAAGTGCAACACAAAAGTCATCAGTAAATTCAAAAATCAAGCAATCGAGGGACACAAATGAAAGAGATACAAAGCAGGCCCAACACATGGGTATATTACAGTTCCAAACAATTGTAAGGTAATTAAAGATAGGTTTCAAACATTTTCAGTGAAATTTGTGATACTGCATCATTAGAAAGACTATTCCAGTCTGTGATTGTTTTCGGGAAATTGAAGCTGAAGTTCATCACAATGTATTCTGTCCTTTCTCTGATCAGCTCATCGTTTAAATTGTTCTTTAATTTCACAAGCCTGTCTGCAAGGTTAATGTAGACGTGTCTTCTAGTGGGCTAGGAATGTGCCCTCCTGGTAGGGGAAGATCAGGCCTGTGGTACTTCGAAATAAATTTAAGAAAATGTAGACTTAACTGTGCTTCATAGAATGGCAATCAAATTCTATGCCACAGAACGGCATAGCATGGCAATCGCAAGACAAATTGCCAAGTAGCCCCTCCTGCTACACGGTCGCACGTGCCCACGGCAGCCAGGCTCAATGTTTCGAAACGCAACCGCTCGAGGGCTCACCTCTGCGCCGACGGCCTGGATGATCTCCCGGAGTGGTTTGCAGACGGGCAGCACGGTCCACACCTTGACCTTGGGCGCCTTGTAGAGGTGCGGGTGAAAGCCGGCGCACTCCACCATGTCCTGGAGCTGGTCCAGGATGGTCCGCCGGCCGTACTCCCCGTCTCCAAGAGACGAGGTCAGCAGGGCGTCAGGGTTACGCGCCACCACTTTGATCCACGCTGCCCCGTGACTGGCCACCACGTCCACAACCGTCCGATCGGCACAGCGCCTCTGCCTCTCGCAGTCGGCATCACTCTGCGAGCAAGTTTTTTACATGACCGgatatattttgtttttcttaatcCTAACTTTTCCAAGCATTTGTAAAAGGATCAATAATGTACACATTTGAGGAGACACTGTTGGATAACTGGTACGCAGAGGCTATGGCTGATTCACATGTGGTTGCCAGCACTGGTGCCAAAAAAGTTCTGGCAGTACCGCGGGCACATGCTTTTGAATCGAGCGCCGAGGTCTGGGCGACATCATCTGCTTGGCCTTCTTGCTCGGAGGCCTTACACATGTGGTTACCTTTTTTTTCGGTTCAAGGCTAGCTTCTTGTGCTTTCAGTGTTTCTAAAACACGACGCTGTGCCATGAACAACACTTTTTTGTGTGGGAGACTTGTTGCAAGGCGTACGCAGTAAAAGAAACGAACAAAACGACATTAAATAAATGAATGCAGCCTGTGTGATCTAAGTGTTGCCGCAATAGGTTATTGCATCTTGTGTCAGTTATCCAATGGGCAAGCTTCTCTGGATCATGGGAATGACTGCTGCATGTACTGCAACCTATTCTTGTTCTTCAGAATAACTTGCAGTGAGACATAACTACGACTAAGCTTGCTTGCCAATCGTAacacaataaaagaaaattaTTTAGGGAGCAAACATTTAAGAAATGGCCTGAAAAACATTAATAGGCATACTTTATGTAGTTTACTACAGGAATGTCATATTTGCACCCAGCCGTAAACTGTTTGAAGCCGAAGCTTTCGAATGCGTTTGGCCAAGCGACTTGCAACAGTTATGAGAACACACTACGGTGCGAAAAAATATCTCTTTTTAGAAAACAGTGAAGAATAGATTGTCTTTTGCTACAAGTTCGCTTAGCATCATCAGAATGTGGAGACACAAAGCACGAAAGTATGCATTTAATGGCCAAGTGAATTAAGAGTATGCGCTATGCCGTGAATGGCATCAAGTTTTAATGCCACTAAGCACATCTGGGTGGCACCCCATAAATGGCATTAAAATTTAAGGCATCAGcaagttaatgtcattttctgtgtCCGCGTGGCACAAGTATATAAGGCACAAAGGAAAGCAATCACGACGGCATTGGAAGTGTCGCCCTTGTCGTTGCGATCACTGTCTTTTGTGTGCATTCTTTTCGTGGCAATTATGTCTCGCACTATTTTTATTCATCCGTAAATTTTCTTAGTTGTCATGGTCCAGGTCCCCCTTGCCTATTTGGCATAGACAGGCGCACTTTAAGCACAGCTTGAATAGTGTGAATACCAGTCAGGACTCTGTTTGCTTGCTTAagctattcaatgaaaacagcccAATACATGATCAACATGGTGgaaatttgggcttgttggtacaatATCTCCGTATTACGCAGCCCAGGATAGGGCAACACAGGCGCCCTGTGTTGTCCCATCTCCTCCTTTTGTCGGTATTTACCCTGCACCACACAATAGGAAGGCCAATATAATGACTTGTACAGTACTcggtgatcgaatacgtgcaagGTGCAGAAGGTCCATTCAATTTTCCTGCACTTTTCTCAGCTAGCTCAGGAGGTGCTGGACTTTGCGTCATTCGACAAGTCACCACTCGTTTCGCCAGTTCAACACGGTGTCGTCTGCAAGTCCCCGCTCCTTTCACACGGCGCAGTGCTTGGTGCAGCAGAAGTTCACGGCATTCCCTGGCACTTGTCAGAGAGGTAACGCAGGGCTGGTGCAGGTCGAGCCGTGCCGGTTCCATGCGAGCAACCAGTGCAAAGTACCAGTGCAACCTGGTACCAGTACCAGTGCAGCTACTTTAAAGTAGCTGCTCACTAAGTGCGGGGGTGAATATCGAATGGATCTAGAGACATATATCTCACCTCGGGAAGCGAGAACGGCTTGAGCACGTCGACCAGCCCGGTGACGGCCAGCGAGCAGGTAACAACGGCCGACAGGTAGGCCAGGTTGGTGCAGCGCAGGTGCTCCTCCTTGATTCCCTCGGGCGTCTTCCAGAGCTTGCGGAGGAACTTGATTTCGGCCTGGATCTTGCGCTGCAGCTTGCTCTTGCCCGGACACACGGTCAGGGAGTCGCATTGCGCCAGAAGCTTCTCGGCATCGCCGATCTTCTCGAGCACTTTCTCCCTGGCGCTGCCTTGCTCCAGCACCATGTCTTCCAACCTGCGAAACGTTTTTTTGACGAGGTTAACGAGAATTGTCGGTCGGGCGGAAAGCTCGCTGCGAAGAGCGGTTAGTTATGCGGAAAACAGATTACATAAACTTCGCGAACAGCTGGCGCGCTCTGACAActtgacttaaaaaaaaaaaaaacaatgcaactACGTTTTCGCAATCTCTGGACCAGAAACTCGTACGGAACAATACGTTTAAAACATAATGAACAGAATATGAATAACTGAGTCCTCTAGAgtcgataattttttttctgaaaatttttttttgcaggtaaCTGCTTCCGCGATTTCAATACAATCAGTAAAGTcaggagggttgcaatgtgg contains:
- the LOC135899453 gene encoding UPF0415 protein C7orf25 homolog isoform X1, which translates into the protein MSFVSVLQTGGIPAANVLEDMVLEQGSAREKVLEKIGDAEKLLAQCDSLTVCPGKSKLQRKIQAEIKFLRKLWKTPEGIKEEHLRCTNLAYLSAVVTCSLAVTGLVDVLKPFSLPESDADCERQRRCADRTVVDVVASHGAAWIKVVARNPDALLTSSLGDGEYGRRTILDQLQDMVECAGFHPHLYKAPKVKVWTVLPVCKPLREIIQAVGAEVLNQEDVLLAGDEETPEAAADDSEAGIDDCAENFTALKLHEVPKDAVLNLDVSTMIACASALTNGRCHFRFRENVLTEQAESERRNPVRPALDELFTSRKLVCCQSAYDDFSTIVKVMAGPCEAEAARRLFERLEVVPDSPSECASALALRGKIRKRSKIIFGTGDRLKAVTVTANSGFLRAAKAQGADFVAFVHESRALTEAKEVNATPI
- the LOC135899453 gene encoding UPF0415 protein C7orf25 homolog isoform X2; translation: MVLEQGSAREKVLEKIGDAEKLLAQCDSLTVCPGKSKLQRKIQAEIKFLRKLWKTPEGIKEEHLRCTNLAYLSAVVTCSLAVTGLVDVLKPFSLPESDADCERQRRCADRTVVDVVASHGAAWIKVVARNPDALLTSSLGDGEYGRRTILDQLQDMVECAGFHPHLYKAPKVKVWTVLPVCKPLREIIQAVGAEVLNQEDVLLAGDEETPEAAADDSEAGIDDCAENFTALKLHEVPKDAVLNLDVSTMIACASALTNGRCHFRFRENVLTEQAESERRNPVRPALDELFTSRKLVCCQSAYDDFSTIVKVMAGPCEAEAARRLFERLEVVPDSPSECASALALRGKIRKRSKIIFGTGDRLKAVTVTANSGFLRAAKAQGADFVAFVHESRALTEAKEVNATPI